A single Roseinatronobacter monicus DNA region contains:
- a CDS encoding H-NS family nucleoid-associated regulatory protein — protein sequence MDLNSLSLDELKKLQKDVDRAIKSFEARQLAAARAKLEAHAKELGVTLKQVMDDTGAKKVRAPVPVKYRNPNNPEETWSGRGRKPRWLTVAMTSVGAKMEDFAV from the coding sequence ATGGACTTAAATAGCCTCAGCCTCGATGAACTTAAGAAACTGCAGAAAGATGTGGATCGTGCCATCAAAAGCTTTGAAGCACGACAGCTGGCAGCGGCACGAGCTAAATTAGAAGCGCATGCCAAAGAATTGGGTGTGACGCTGAAGCAGGTGATGGATGATACTGGTGCGAAAAAAGTTCGAGCGCCAGTGCCAGTGAAATACCGCAACCCAAATAATCCCGAAGAGACTTGGTCAGGTCGCGGTCGCAAGCCACGTTGGCTCACAGTTGCGATGACCAGCGTGGGCGCAAAAATGGAAGACTTTGCTGTGTGA
- a CDS encoding tyrosine-type recombinase/integrase encodes MRQAQTLNEAQLRRVIHYCRSRRHPTRDQTIVMVSFYAGLRAKEIAALTVGDVFDDAGAVREQFILSAAQSKGGQRRTVYVSQRLRKSLGEYGDTIKLSDPQRPLFVSQKGGAFSANTMCQLFLDIYKAVGLKDASSHSGRRTYITRLANKGVGVRLLAALAGHSHISTTQRYIDVNAEQLASAVELL; translated from the coding sequence ATGCGCCAAGCACAGACATTGAACGAAGCTCAGCTGCGTCGTGTTATACACTACTGCCGCAGTCGTCGTCATCCAACCCGTGATCAAACAATCGTCATGGTCAGCTTCTATGCTGGACTGCGCGCCAAGGAAATTGCCGCGCTTACCGTGGGCGATGTGTTTGATGACGCAGGCGCTGTGCGCGAGCAGTTCATCTTGTCAGCAGCACAGAGCAAGGGTGGGCAGCGCAGGACGGTGTATGTGAGCCAGCGCTTGCGAAAGTCGTTGGGCGAATATGGGGACACCATCAAGCTTAGCGATCCGCAGCGTCCACTGTTTGTCAGCCAAAAGGGCGGAGCGTTCTCAGCCAACACTATGTGCCAGTTGTTCCTCGACATCTACAAAGCAGTTGGGCTGAAAGACGCGTCAAGCCACTCTGGGCGCAGAACATACATCACGCGCTTAGCCAACAAGGGGGTTGGCGTGCGTTTGCTGGCAGCTCTCGCAGGGCATTCTCACATCTCGACCACCCAGCGATACATCGATGTGAACGCAGAGCAGCTGGCGTCAGCAGTCGAGTTGCTGTGA
- a CDS encoding RelA/SpoT family protein, producing MRVSHRASKAFLAVDSCESNDLFELIAAADEDPVTFFDGGLWEKLDFSSFDMSQVSFKDAFVIKCRFRKGDLSEETIKNAASFVGNKFVDPRTMVFDDDIIEYSADERLSALDKYPDGGPKDIDVKLPLEDASDGPAALDHPDPASFESTKGAPVAYYVDSELDSPSGTITAKELVDIVSGYNPNTNADLILSAFEYGRDLHEGQVRASGVTYYSHPVAVALILAEQKLDDAMIITALLHDTIEDTKSTYSEIEKRFGPELADLVDGVTKLTNIQLSNEKSTQSENLRTLGMVMAKDVRVILVKLADRLHNMRTMKAMRPDKQAQKARETMEIYAPLAGRMGMQWMREELEDLSFRVLNPQGRASIIHRFTAMQRETGDLIQRMAANMQVELEKAGIEAEVYGRTRKPFSIWRKMQEGELSFLRLSDVHLFQITTRTEKDCYAALSVVHSRWIAVPGRFKDYISTPKSTGYRSMHTTVSDRDGMRLDVQISTRQMQEVAEVGVAAHWSYRDGLRLQNPFMVDLEKWYALLSERFGAEEGHTEFRESASLEMHGDKVYCYTPKGDVVELPREATPLDFAYAIHTQIGDSCVSAKVDGLRVPLWTRLQNGQSVEIITALGRRPQSSLIDIVVTSRAKAAIRRSLRHKDRERYISLGNKLLCAAFEAAGREISGKALNTAAGMLSIPNAEELRARVGAAEISARRVVTALYPKTGSKKREVDAARPIIGLSADQSFRRAPCCTPLPGDRIIGIAYRGKDVVVHTIDCRKLEEFEDQPDRWLDLRWVAGRHASVFPVTLSLVLSRDGAAFGRISSAIENLGANISDVVFLDQKEDYRRVSFEVKVSDRDHLKIIMDAVELDAGVYEAQKTAE from the coding sequence ATGAGGGTGAGCCATCGAGCGAGTAAAGCCTTTTTAGCTGTCGATTCCTGCGAATCAAACGATCTGTTCGAACTGATTGCAGCGGCGGATGAAGACCCGGTGACCTTCTTCGATGGAGGGCTATGGGAGAAATTGGACTTTTCATCTTTTGACATGAGCCAAGTGTCTTTTAAAGATGCTTTCGTAATTAAATGTCGTTTTAGAAAAGGTGACCTTTCAGAAGAAACTATCAAGAATGCGGCCTCTTTCGTGGGCAATAAGTTTGTGGATCCACGAACTATGGTATTTGATGATGACATAATAGAATATTCGGCAGACGAAAGGCTGTCTGCACTCGATAAGTACCCGGATGGCGGACCTAAGGATATCGACGTCAAACTTCCGTTGGAAGATGCGTCGGATGGCCCGGCAGCGTTAGACCATCCCGACCCGGCTTCATTTGAATCGACCAAAGGCGCGCCCGTTGCCTATTATGTTGATAGCGAATTAGACTCTCCGTCGGGAACGATCACGGCCAAAGAGCTCGTTGACATTGTCAGCGGATACAACCCAAACACTAACGCTGATTTGATACTATCAGCCTTTGAATATGGTCGCGATTTACATGAGGGCCAGGTCAGAGCTTCAGGCGTAACATATTATAGCCATCCTGTTGCGGTCGCTTTGATCCTGGCCGAGCAGAAGCTCGATGATGCTATGATCATCACTGCCTTGCTGCACGATACAATCGAAGATACGAAGTCCACTTATTCCGAGATAGAGAAGCGCTTCGGTCCTGAATTGGCCGATTTGGTTGATGGCGTTACCAAGCTGACCAACATACAACTCTCTAACGAGAAAAGCACGCAGTCGGAAAATTTGCGCACGCTGGGAATGGTGATGGCCAAGGACGTGCGAGTGATTCTCGTCAAGCTTGCTGATCGGCTGCACAACATGCGCACCATGAAGGCGATGCGCCCGGACAAGCAGGCGCAGAAGGCGCGTGAGACGATGGAAATCTACGCGCCGCTCGCCGGGCGCATGGGGATGCAGTGGATGCGAGAAGAGCTCGAAGACCTGTCTTTCCGTGTTCTTAACCCCCAAGGTCGCGCCAGCATCATCCACCGATTCACCGCCATGCAGCGCGAAACCGGTGATTTGATTCAACGTATGGCAGCTAACATGCAGGTAGAGCTAGAAAAAGCGGGGATCGAGGCAGAAGTCTATGGTCGTACCAGGAAACCCTTTTCGATTTGGCGCAAGATGCAGGAAGGGGAACTCAGTTTTTTGCGGCTGAGCGACGTTCACCTGTTCCAGATCACAACGCGAACTGAGAAGGACTGCTATGCAGCACTCAGCGTTGTTCACAGTCGCTGGATAGCGGTGCCGGGGAGGTTCAAAGATTACATCAGCACGCCGAAGTCAACCGGCTACCGATCAATGCATACCACCGTTTCGGACCGCGACGGCATGCGATTGGATGTGCAAATTAGCACCCGCCAGATGCAAGAGGTTGCTGAAGTCGGAGTCGCCGCGCATTGGTCCTACCGCGATGGATTACGATTGCAGAACCCGTTCATGGTTGATCTGGAGAAATGGTACGCTTTGTTGAGCGAACGTTTCGGTGCTGAGGAAGGTCACACTGAATTCCGCGAGTCAGCCAGCTTAGAGATGCATGGCGACAAGGTGTATTGCTATACTCCTAAGGGCGATGTGGTCGAGCTGCCGCGGGAAGCGACGCCCCTTGATTTCGCCTACGCGATCCACACGCAGATCGGCGATAGCTGCGTGTCGGCCAAGGTTGACGGGCTGCGCGTGCCGCTCTGGACCCGGCTGCAAAACGGCCAGAGTGTCGAGATAATCACCGCGTTGGGCCGTAGGCCGCAATCGAGCTTGATCGACATTGTGGTGACGAGCCGCGCAAAAGCCGCGATCCGGCGGTCTTTGCGGCACAAAGATCGAGAGCGCTATATATCTCTGGGCAACAAATTACTGTGCGCGGCCTTCGAAGCCGCCGGGCGCGAAATCAGCGGCAAAGCGCTGAACACGGCCGCGGGTATGCTTTCAATCCCTAATGCAGAGGAATTGCGCGCGCGTGTCGGAGCGGCAGAGATCAGCGCGCGCCGCGTGGTCACCGCCCTCTACCCAAAGACTGGCTCGAAGAAGCGGGAGGTCGATGCCGCACGGCCGATCATCGGGCTTTCAGCCGACCAATCGTTTCGCCGCGCCCCGTGCTGCACGCCGCTGCCCGGAGACCGGATCATCGGCATCGCATATCGCGGCAAGGATGTCGTGGTACATACCATTGATTGCCGCAAGTTGGAGGAGTTTGAAGACCAGCCAGATCGCTGGCTTGACCTTCGCTGGGTTGCTGGAAGACATGCATCAGTTTTTCCGGTCACATTGTCGCTCGTTCTTTCGCGGGATGGCGCAGCGTTCGGCCGAATTAGTTCGGCGATTGAGAATTTGGGGGCCAATATTAGTGACGTAGTTTTTCTTGATCAAAAAGAAGACTATCGACGCGTTTCGTTCGAAGTAAAGGTGAGCGATAGAGATCACCTCAAAATTATCATGGATGCCGTTGAGTTGGACGCTGGAGTTTACGAGGCTCAAAAGACGGCCGAATGA
- a CDS encoding nucleotidyltransferase domain-containing protein, with the protein MAISEAQLETWSHPGAQEQSKNTYATIKAVLEDANSPYRAQKFDSFLQGSYGNSTNIRVDSDVDIALRLSSINYYDLSSLDDAEKARFHQNLTPGSYSHKKFKEEVLEWLTTKFGNGVKPGKKAIFIPGNGSRRDADVLVCTRHLRYTSYSAETGPAYRDGICFWTYDGDKIVNYPKQHLANCTSKNQATSTRFKSNVRVFKNWRNRMIEAGYLEDGVAPSYFIEGMLWNVPNQNFVSSYQQTYLNCHAWLKACDISKLFCANGYHFLLRDGTKVCWNEKDFNKFRAAMVKYWNDS; encoded by the coding sequence ATGGCTATTTCTGAAGCGCAACTTGAAACGTGGTCACACCCTGGAGCGCAAGAGCAATCTAAGAACACATATGCGACAATTAAAGCAGTACTAGAAGACGCCAATTCACCATATAGAGCTCAGAAATTCGACTCTTTTCTTCAAGGCTCATATGGAAATAGCACGAATATCCGAGTGGATAGTGACGTTGATATTGCGTTGAGGCTTTCCTCAATCAATTACTATGACCTTTCAAGCCTCGACGACGCTGAAAAGGCTCGGTTTCATCAAAACCTAACCCCCGGTAGCTATAGCCACAAAAAATTCAAGGAAGAAGTGCTCGAATGGCTCACTACGAAGTTTGGAAATGGGGTGAAGCCGGGCAAGAAAGCTATCTTCATTCCCGGTAACGGGTCACGTCGCGACGCTGATGTTTTGGTGTGCACCCGGCATCTACGGTATACTTCGTACTCTGCTGAAACTGGCCCTGCTTACAGGGACGGGATTTGCTTTTGGACCTATGATGGCGACAAAATCGTTAACTATCCAAAGCAGCATTTAGCAAATTGCACATCTAAGAACCAAGCTACATCCACGCGCTTCAAGTCCAATGTCAGGGTCTTCAAAAACTGGCGCAATCGAATGATTGAGGCAGGCTATCTTGAGGATGGTGTCGCACCTTCCTACTTCATTGAAGGTATGTTGTGGAACGTCCCAAATCAGAATTTTGTCTCGTCTTACCAGCAAACCTACCTCAATTGTCACGCTTGGCTTAAGGCTTGTGATATCTCGAAACTTTTTTGCGCAAATGGATACCACTTCTTGCTGCGCGATGGGACAAAAGTCTGCTGGAACGAAAAGGACTTCAACAAGTTTCGGGCAGCGATGGTCAAGTACTGGAACGATAGCTAA
- a CDS encoding ISL3 family transposase: MGPETSLFTTALGLQAPWSVTDVRFDAKLKEIHFDVRFKAGSRFACPSCGAPDQPVHDTRSRIWEHLRFFEHKAFIHADVPRVACSQCSKTGQVPVPWARSGSGFSQLFEAFVIALVRQMPVKAVADMLDVGDDRLWRVLDHYVSSARDREDFSAVTALGIDETAARRGHNYITLFHDLLAGRLLFACEGRDAKTVAAFGEDLRAHGGDPDAISAACIDMSRAYISGVAKHLPNADVTFDPFHVIQLANVALEEVRRAEVRSRPELKHSRWMWLKDKKRWTKRQITQHHDLSRMHLKTGRAFRLKEALRDIFAEAESKAEAEERLTAWFQWARRSRLPAFKKLALTLKAHWDGILNGFDSDLSNGAVEAINGLIQAAKARARGYRKTRNLINMSYLIAGNLTHLPASPYRTTSCATGK, from the coding sequence ATGGGTCCCGAGACAAGTTTGTTCACGACAGCTCTTGGCCTGCAGGCTCCGTGGAGTGTCACGGACGTACGTTTTGACGCCAAACTCAAAGAGATCCACTTTGACGTCCGCTTCAAGGCGGGAAGTCGATTTGCTTGTCCCTCCTGTGGCGCGCCCGATCAGCCCGTCCATGACACGCGATCCAGGATCTGGGAACACCTGCGTTTTTTCGAGCACAAGGCTTTCATCCATGCCGATGTGCCACGTGTTGCTTGCAGCCAATGTAGCAAGACCGGACAGGTTCCGGTCCCCTGGGCGCGCAGTGGCAGCGGTTTCAGTCAGTTGTTTGAAGCCTTTGTGATTGCGCTGGTGCGACAGATGCCGGTGAAGGCTGTTGCTGATATGCTTGATGTTGGTGACGATCGCCTCTGGCGGGTTCTTGACCATTACGTGTCGTCAGCGCGAGATCGCGAAGACTTCAGCGCCGTGACCGCCCTTGGGATTGACGAGACAGCTGCGCGCCGCGGGCATAATTACATCACCCTATTTCACGACCTTCTGGCCGGCAGGCTTCTCTTTGCCTGTGAAGGACGTGATGCAAAGACTGTGGCGGCTTTCGGTGAAGATCTGCGCGCCCATGGCGGTGATCCCGATGCCATCTCCGCTGCCTGTATCGATATGAGTAGGGCCTACATTTCTGGCGTCGCAAAGCATCTGCCGAACGCGGATGTTACCTTCGACCCATTCCATGTCATCCAACTGGCCAATGTGGCGCTTGAAGAGGTTCGCCGCGCCGAAGTACGCAGCAGACCTGAGTTGAAACACAGCCGCTGGATGTGGCTCAAGGACAAGAAGAGATGGACGAAGCGGCAGATCACACAGCATCATGATCTATCTCGGATGCACCTGAAAACAGGACGCGCGTTTCGCTTGAAAGAGGCTTTGCGCGACATCTTTGCTGAAGCCGAGTCCAAGGCAGAGGCCGAAGAACGGCTTACCGCCTGGTTTCAATGGGCGCGCCGCAGCAGGCTGCCAGCATTCAAGAAACTCGCTCTGACACTCAAGGCGCACTGGGATGGTATACTTAACGGTTTTGACAGCGATCTGAGCAACGGCGCTGTCGAAGCCATCAACGGCCTCATTCAGGCCGCAAAGGCTCGGGCGCGCGGGTATCGCAAAACCCGCAACCTCATCAACATGTCATACCTCATCGCAGGCAATCTCACCCACTTACCAGCGTCACCCTACCGCACAACATCTTGTGCCACAGGCAAATGA
- a CDS encoding GIY-YIG nuclease family protein, translating into MTTILNFGHYWSRELIDWGWQGSAGSLLGALRANAEESDADFRNQIGIYVLYDENREVVYVGQAGRGNSRLFERLRQHSRGPMRDRWTAFSWFGFLDVGLDGYLVERKKGAIPAHAHTDALDQFESILLQVVEPRLTKQGPRWNGTTEYFQFVEEEATTLEHIWHELQELKELVGNRQQ; encoded by the coding sequence ATGACGACCATTCTGAACTTCGGCCACTACTGGTCACGTGAGCTGATCGATTGGGGGTGGCAGGGGAGCGCTGGATCTCTGCTAGGAGCGCTGAGAGCGAATGCTGAGGAATCGGACGCCGACTTCCGAAATCAAATAGGCATCTACGTGCTCTATGACGAGAATCGAGAGGTTGTTTACGTTGGTCAGGCCGGGCGCGGCAATAGCCGCCTCTTCGAGCGTCTGCGGCAACATTCGCGCGGCCCTATGCGGGATCGGTGGACAGCCTTTAGTTGGTTCGGTTTCCTCGACGTTGGCCTTGACGGGTATCTGGTCGAGCGCAAAAAAGGCGCTATCCCCGCTCACGCTCATACTGATGCACTGGACCAATTCGAATCGATTTTACTACAGGTTGTAGAGCCGCGACTGACGAAGCAAGGACCACGTTGGAACGGCACGACTGAGTATTTTCAGTTCGTCGAGGAAGAGGCCACAACGCTCGAACACATTTGGCACGAACTTCAAGAGCTGAAGGAGCTCGTTGGCAATCGCCAACAGTGA
- a CDS encoding helix-turn-helix domain-containing protein, which translates to MTQTALADKLGVAQSYVAKVENAERRLDVIEFIYWLEAAGAFEDGQDILSRVRSATELNS; encoded by the coding sequence ATGACGCAGACGGCGCTGGCGGACAAGCTGGGCGTTGCGCAATCATATGTGGCAAAGGTGGAGAATGCTGAGCGGCGGCTGGACGTGATCGAGTTCATTTATTGGCTCGAAGCTGCCGGTGCCTTTGAGGATGGGCAGGATATCTTGTCGCGCGTGCGCTCCGCGACAGAACTCAACTCATGA
- a CDS encoding tyrosine-type recombinase/integrase → MANIDTKALIEFGKWRTEQLGRKAHHSTINTHNTALNRVLDEAEQRGWITHAIRPKPINDGLKTESRGSFTLEEYEVIYKGLRKWPAATDHSKTAATREVLRDYVLILANTGIRHGTEAENLRWKHIHLFEEGGLTFLEMSVSGKTGQRDLICRASTINYLKRIQSRCPDIADMTFEDLIRAQLDLPVFRLPDGTVSKNLRQTFKFLMKHTELLKCPRTGQDRTLYSLRHTYATFALLNDGLDIHTLAVQMGTSIGMIERHYSHLTPRLRKEVLTGKRYELSPEEYRRSQGIKGMALAASEVNTAVRADDEIDEQLPNEPEADAESIETDAGDGGAEADVIDPASHISKTKVVMPPKTAAERAFDLFDAGKITETALLAALGVGREGYAPSEALAHRALDGVEQGRLSETALTRVLGT, encoded by the coding sequence GTGGCCAATATCGACACAAAGGCGCTGATTGAGTTCGGCAAATGGCGCACAGAACAGCTTGGGCGCAAGGCTCATCACAGCACCATAAACACGCATAACACAGCGCTGAACCGTGTGCTGGACGAGGCTGAGCAGCGCGGCTGGATCACCCATGCTATTCGGCCCAAGCCTATCAACGACGGCCTCAAAACAGAAAGTCGTGGCAGCTTCACGCTGGAAGAGTATGAGGTGATCTACAAGGGGCTGCGCAAATGGCCCGCAGCCACTGATCACAGCAAGACAGCGGCCACACGCGAAGTTCTGCGCGACTATGTGCTGATCTTGGCAAATACAGGCATACGGCATGGCACAGAAGCTGAGAACCTGCGCTGGAAGCACATACATCTGTTCGAGGAAGGTGGGCTGACCTTTTTGGAGATGTCCGTGTCGGGTAAAACTGGGCAGCGTGACCTGATCTGTCGTGCCAGCACCATCAACTATCTCAAGCGCATCCAGAGCCGTTGTCCCGACATTGCTGACATGACCTTTGAAGACTTGATTCGTGCACAGCTGGACCTGCCTGTGTTTCGATTGCCGGATGGCACTGTCAGCAAAAATCTGCGTCAGACCTTCAAGTTTCTGATGAAACACACAGAGTTGCTGAAATGCCCGCGCACTGGGCAGGACCGCACCCTGTATAGCTTGCGCCACACTTATGCGACTTTTGCTTTGTTGAATGACGGGCTGGATATTCACACGCTGGCCGTTCAGATGGGCACTTCAATTGGCATGATTGAACGCCACTACAGCCATTTGACGCCACGGCTGCGCAAGGAAGTGCTGACAGGCAAGCGATATGAGCTGTCGCCGGAAGAGTATCGGCGCTCGCAAGGCATCAAGGGCATGGCGCTGGCAGCGTCTGAAGTGAACACAGCAGTGAGAGCAGATGACGAGATTGACGAACAGTTGCCCAACGAACCAGAAGCTGACGCCGAAAGCATTGAGACTGATGCGGGCGATGGTGGGGCCGAGGCAGATGTGATTGACCCGGCTTCGCACATTTCAAAAACGAAGGTAGTTATGCCTCCAAAAACCGCAGCTGAGCGCGCATTTGATCTATTTGACGCAGGCAAGATCACAGAAACTGCACTGTTGGCTGCATTGGGCGTAGGGCGTGAGGGCTATGCACCAAGCGAAGCGCTGGCTCACCGCGCGTTAGATGGTGTTGAGCAGGGTCGGCTAAGCGAAACTGCACTGACGCGGGTGTTAGGGACATAA
- a CDS encoding patatin-like phospholipase family protein, translated as MPEANIEQFFRPDQCRILSLDGGGAKGFYTLGVLREVEGLVGKPLCEVFDLIFGTSTGSIIAALLAQGKTVEEIHTLYCEHVPPIMQAKRPHEKSKALAATGKAVFGDARFDGLKTGVGLVATKWQLETPMIFKNSVGQAHGRVGTFTPGFGCTIADAVQASCSAYPFFDRKVVKTANGDSIELIDGGYCANNPTLYAIADAIGPMEYAPTDLRVLSVGVGNYPSPAPGLKMWFAKKYLVSVQLLQKTLEINTTSMDVLRRIMFKQVPTVRVNETFEKPEMATDMFEHNMDKLNLLRQRGSESYAKLEADIKKLMGA; from the coding sequence GTGCCAGAGGCAAATATCGAGCAGTTCTTTCGACCTGATCAGTGTCGAATCCTCAGCTTGGACGGGGGTGGAGCTAAAGGGTTCTATACCCTCGGAGTGCTACGGGAGGTCGAAGGGCTTGTCGGCAAGCCACTCTGTGAAGTCTTCGACTTGATATTCGGCACGAGCACCGGGTCGATAATCGCTGCGCTCCTTGCGCAAGGGAAGACTGTCGAAGAAATCCACACGCTGTACTGTGAGCACGTCCCTCCTATCATGCAGGCTAAGCGACCGCACGAGAAGTCCAAAGCGCTTGCTGCAACCGGCAAGGCGGTGTTCGGTGACGCTCGTTTCGACGGCTTGAAGACCGGTGTCGGGCTTGTGGCTACGAAGTGGCAACTAGAAACGCCAATGATCTTCAAGAACAGTGTCGGCCAAGCGCATGGAAGGGTTGGGACGTTCACGCCAGGGTTTGGCTGCACCATTGCTGACGCTGTACAGGCGTCCTGCTCTGCATACCCGTTCTTTGACCGGAAGGTGGTCAAAACAGCAAACGGAGACAGTATCGAGCTCATCGACGGTGGGTACTGCGCAAACAACCCCACACTCTACGCCATCGCTGATGCCATTGGCCCGATGGAGTACGCTCCCACGGACCTCAGAGTGCTAAGCGTCGGTGTTGGAAACTATCCATCGCCTGCACCCGGTCTTAAGATGTGGTTCGCCAAGAAGTACCTAGTCAGCGTCCAACTGCTCCAGAAGACACTTGAGATTAACACTACCTCTATGGATGTGCTGCGGCGGATAATGTTCAAGCAAGTGCCTACTGTTCGGGTAAATGAGACTTTTGAGAAGCCTGAAATGGCAACCGACATGTTTGAGCACAACATGGACAAATTGAATTTGCTGCGGCAGCGGGGTTCGGAGTCCTATGCAAAACTTGAAGCAGATATAAAAAAGCTGATGGGGGCTTAA
- a CDS encoding glycine-rich domain-containing protein, whose protein sequence is MQNDLFTAINNLDLEIITRNMQTKLNWSKAKAERVESQYRRFLFLCADDPTQTVPSAELDDYWEMHIQDTRKYAQDCMRTFGFFLHHVPNAMERVEGLTRIDLLDRFSTTKDRYKAVFGTRMLNAVMSACDECIPDYDSPSDPDPDVRTGIDGVERN, encoded by the coding sequence ATGCAGAATGATCTGTTCACAGCGATCAACAATCTCGATCTTGAGATTATCACTCGCAACATGCAGACCAAGCTCAATTGGTCCAAAGCTAAAGCGGAACGAGTCGAAAGTCAGTACCGGCGCTTTTTGTTCCTTTGCGCGGATGATCCGACGCAGACAGTGCCGTCAGCTGAGCTCGACGATTACTGGGAAATGCACATCCAGGACACACGGAAGTACGCGCAAGATTGCATGAGGACATTCGGGTTCTTTCTGCACCATGTCCCCAACGCAATGGAGCGCGTGGAGGGTTTGACACGAATCGACCTCTTAGATCGCTTCTCGACAACCAAAGATCGCTATAAAGCGGTCTTCGGAACGCGGATGCTCAACGCCGTAATGTCTGCGTGCGACGAATGTATTCCGGATTATGATTCACCAAGCGATCCCGACCCTGATGTCCGCACCGGAATTGACGGTGTCGAGCGGAACTGA
- a CDS encoding AAA family ATPase, whose amino-acid sequence MDFTNIDKKIAKLAAYDVATFDNMSNSFKHFALELKVHRFRHLTDIILAFDHPVTVLAGTNKIGKTSILLLLACSHEKFMRLDASKPEPTWREHAWKDVLTFTKHETEKNDYTYSMKWRIANKSLNGEGKRLASSKSWSGLGKKSKEARRNAKINDREVRLIDLDRLLPARSFSASLLRKSGSAPLTKMSDDLVKSFCYVLDLPYNNNFEISEVGGHVNKRCYLIKSSAHSYSSYGAASGEEALINLLRDILDAPDGSLILIDEIEAGFHPAVQRKLVKVICQIAWEQKKQFIMTSHSSTIIDATPAKSRKFIEHHNGLYRTISGIAPQAALSKMDSIGHPLVRLFCEDDLAEYLITMVATEISKEHKNFRRLFEVIRSGPANMVKTDYERHKFFFNQLRNKIGYCAVFDGDHHNKPGFKELGDADKFVHFLKPYTAPEVALAQAYLASYPNAELQAFLGADNHHAFFQKMVDMDLAVDKADARNNCYSAFKASAEFALHFDSLKEFLMNTATHFSEAKG is encoded by the coding sequence GTGGACTTCACCAATATCGACAAAAAAATTGCGAAGCTTGCCGCTTATGACGTCGCCACATTCGACAACATGAGCAATAGCTTTAAGCATTTTGCTCTTGAGTTGAAGGTTCACCGATTCCGGCATTTAACCGACATAATCCTTGCATTCGATCATCCAGTGACTGTACTCGCTGGCACGAACAAAATCGGTAAAACCAGTATACTCCTCTTGCTTGCTTGCAGTCACGAAAAGTTCATGCGCTTAGATGCAAGCAAGCCCGAACCTACTTGGCGAGAACACGCATGGAAAGACGTGCTAACCTTTACAAAGCACGAAACCGAGAAGAACGACTACACATACAGCATGAAATGGCGCATTGCGAACAAATCGCTTAATGGAGAAGGGAAGAGGCTAGCTAGCAGCAAGTCATGGAGCGGCCTTGGGAAGAAATCTAAAGAAGCTCGCCGAAACGCTAAAATTAATGACCGAGAAGTAAGGCTGATTGATCTGGATAGGCTTCTGCCGGCTAGAAGTTTCTCCGCTTCGCTTTTACGAAAATCTGGGAGCGCTCCTCTCACGAAAATGAGTGACGATCTGGTCAAGTCGTTTTGCTACGTCCTTGACCTGCCATATAATAATAATTTTGAAATCTCGGAGGTTGGCGGCCACGTAAACAAGCGCTGCTATCTTATCAAATCTTCTGCGCACAGCTACTCAAGCTATGGAGCTGCGTCTGGGGAGGAGGCACTGATTAACTTGCTGCGTGATATTTTGGATGCCCCTGATGGAAGCTTGATTCTTATCGATGAAATTGAGGCAGGTTTCCACCCAGCTGTGCAGCGAAAACTTGTAAAGGTAATATGCCAAATCGCATGGGAGCAGAAAAAGCAATTCATTATGACCAGTCACTCATCCACTATCATTGATGCAACCCCAGCAAAATCACGGAAGTTTATTGAGCACCACAATGGTCTTTATCGCACAATTTCAGGTATAGCTCCGCAAGCTGCACTTTCCAAGATGGATTCTATTGGTCATCCGTTGGTACGGCTTTTCTGCGAGGATGACCTCGCCGAATATTTGATCACAATGGTTGCAACAGAGATCTCAAAAGAACATAAAAACTTTAGACGGCTGTTCGAGGTAATTCGATCTGGGCCAGCCAACATGGTTAAAACAGATTACGAGCGTCATAAGTTTTTTTTCAACCAGCTTAGAAACAAGATTGGGTACTGTGCGGTGTTTGATGGAGATCATCACAATAAACCTGGCTTTAAAGAATTGGGGGACGCAGACAAGTTCGTACACTTCTTGAAGCCATACACTGCTCCTGAGGTCGCGCTGGCACAGGCTTACCTCGCTTCGTACCCCAATGCCGAGCTTCAGGCGTTTCTTGGTGCTGACAACCACCACGCTTTCTTTCAGAAAATGGTGGATATGGATCTTGCCGTAGACAAAGCGGACGCGAGGAATAACTGCTACTCGGCGTTTAAGGCATCGGCTGAATTTGCACTCCACTTTGACTCTCTGAAAGAGTTCCTAATGAATACTGCAACACATTTCAGCGAAGCTAAAGGATAG